One genomic window of Manduca sexta isolate Smith_Timp_Sample1 chromosome 4, JHU_Msex_v1.0, whole genome shotgun sequence includes the following:
- the LOC115451137 gene encoding plexin-A2, which yields MAAAQRHISSKIGICTSTHILCTLLLPYVALANQPSFDDSSASLFNHLAVDSRTGNVYIGTVNKIHRLTPDLEVIQTVDTNPDKLKDNVNKALLIDYASNRLITCGSANGFCSVRNLNNITEAREMEEPVVSNNAEASTVAFIAEGSGSKQVMYVGSTFAPNSDDFVKPAVSSRSLEDDRLFNIDQSGTKMYVNSLSRERYPINYVYGFSSEGFSYFLTTQMKEGSSTYYSKLVRVCNNDENYYSYTEIPITCNGVGKNYNLAQAAFVGKAGSMLASELGINDQQEVLFATFSPSETEKSSKPSGASGLCIYPLKDIRRKFTQNIQSCFNGRGSRGLDFITPSSSCISIKMEINEDFCGLDVNTPLGGEVALETVAVATFNERLTAAAVLVTSFYTVMFAGTAQGHLKKILVKGSNAVEYDDIVIDKGSIIKDLVFDTQKSHLYVMSERKVSKVKVQECSLYHSCSTCLEAKDPYCGWCPSKNWCSTQSSCENNPESTIHWRQNIPPYQKDICATITHVNPAQLQRTTPAIFNVFINNLPASDEQFYCVFRMLGHTVTTVATRESYGVDCASPFANSFPSFPAGRHQLEAELIVRSNSYTNIASTNIAITDCSSYTSCTECTSSPYPCEWCVDSGRCTHDGATYCRNDILVTSNSSTKEIPGTNSCASFHSKSGNEILVHSGVKKGISVKAHIPEYAILSRFLCEFMIQGKKNLVNGQLVADTIYCDKFKFTYASPDPYITATFKILWGGSKAVDNLDNVHIVIYRCDLAENCGSCLTMPEKFQCGWCNGVNKCESQDNCKTPNVWFSQNRACPNPEIHSFTPHSGPWEGGTKITIVGANLGRKISDIKGVDIAGTYCEPIPELYVKTKEIVCTALGPGDDVPREGPVVVKIAEYRGVSNVNYSFVNPVINSIEPAYGPQSGGTLLQINGEYLDAGSDIKVYIDDSPCYIISISQSRVQCKTSLSHIAKLGTVRINFDNATRVLNSPKFEYVENPIVFSVGTRLSSEEHPRGTPSGGTSIKVLGRNFRAIQSPKIYVYYNNRLFTGPCNKVDYDTELSCESPKIEGIVFSDEEQPLQLEYGFDMDDVESVQIVSKKLGAFVLYPDPIYETFEGVKQLKSDYLTINGDNLDRVSSSNDIEVRIGNKNCNVTSLSRHQLTCRPPTLNELPVGVDAYNVEVKVGRKLYNIGKISYDQQ from the coding sequence ATGGCCGCCGCTCAACGGCATATTAGCAGCAAAATCGGCATTTGCACCAGCACCCATATCTTGTGCACGCTGTTGCTACCGTACGTTGCTCTCGCTAACCAACCATCCTTTGATGACTCTTCAGCAAGTTTATTCAACCATCTCGCTGTAGACAGCAGAACAGGAAACGTTTACATTggaacagtaaataaaatcCACCGACTAACACCAGATCTAGAAGTTATACAAACCGTGGATACAAACCCTGATAAACTTAAAGACAATGTGAACAAGGCCTTGTTGATTGACTACGCAAGCAATCGTCTCATCACATGCGGGTCTGCAAATGGTTTTTGTTCAGTGAGAAATCTTAATAACATTACCGAAGCTCGTGAAATGGAAGAACCAGTTGTATCTAATAATGCAGAAGCTTCTACTGTCGCCTTTATAGCTGAAGGCTCTGGATCAAAACAAGTAATGTACGTGGGATCTACTTTTGCGCCTAACTCAGATGATTTCGTAAAGCCTGCAGTGAGCAGCCGTTCGCTAGAAGACGATCGCCTATTCAACATAGACCAGAGTGGAACCAAAATGTACGTAAATTCCTTATCACGGGAACGGTATCCTATAAACTACGTGTATGGGTTTAGCTCCGAAGGATTCAGCTATTTTTTGACGACACAGATGAAGGAGGGAAGTTCCACGTATTACAGCAAGTTGGTGCGCGTTTGTAATAACGATGAGAATTATTACTCCTATACAGAGATCCCTATTACGTGTAATGGAGTGGGAAAGAATTATAACCTCGCTCAAGCAGCATTTGTGGGTAAAGCCGGGTCGATGCTCGCCTCAGAATTAGGGATAAATGATCAACAAGAAGTCCTATTCGCAACGTTTAGTCCGAGTGAAACGGAAAAATCGAGCAAACCCTCTGGAGCTTCAGGACTCTGCATTTATCCCCTCAAAGACATTCGGCGTAAGTTCACACAAAACATACAGTCTTGCTTTAATGGCCGTGGCTCACGAGGACTCGATTTCATCACACCATCCAGTTCATGTATATCTATAAAGAtggaaattaatgaagatttctGCGGCCTAGACGTGAACACGCCTTTAGGAGGTGAGGTAGCTCTGGAAACAGTCGCAGTGGCCACATTCAACGAGAGACTAACAGCCGCGGCAGTGTTAGTCACCAGTTTCTATACGGTTATGTTCGCGGGGACCGCACAAGGACATCTGAAGAAAATTCTCGTGAAAGGCTCCAACGCTGTTGAATATGATGACATAGTTATTGACAAAGGTTCGATCATCAAAGATTTAGTTTTCGACACTCAAAAGTCGCATTTGTATGTAATGTCAGAGCGTAAAGTGTCCAAAGTGAAAGTTCAAGAATGCAGTTTATATCACTCGTGTTCAACCTGTCTCGAAGCCAAGGATCCGTATTGCGGATGGTGTCCTTCAAAGAACTGGTGCAGCACTCAGTCGTCTTGTGAGAATAATCCTGAAAGTACTATACATTGGCGTCAAAATATACCCCCATATCAAAAAGACATATGCGCCACAATCACTCATGTAAACCCAGCACAGTTGCAACGGACGACACCtgcaatttttaatgtttttattaataacctaCCTGCTTCTGATGAACAGTTCTACTGCGTATTTAGAATGTTAGGTCATACTGTTACTACTGTTGCTACCCGAGAAAGTTACGGTGTCGATTGTGCGTCGCCTTTTGCGAACTCATTCCCGTCATTTCCTGCCGGCCGTCATCAGCTCGAAGCTGAACTCATCGTACGATCAAACTCATACACTAATATAGCCTCGACTAACATCGCAATTACTGACTGCAGTTCCTACACCTCTTGTACAGAGTGCACTAGTTCACCCTATCCTTGTGAGTGGTGCGTTGACAGTGGTCGTTGCACGCACGATGGTGCTACATACTGCCGCAATGATATATTAGTTACGAGCAACAGTTCTACCAAGGAAATTCCTGGTACCAACTCATGTGCGTCATTTCATTCCAAATCTGGTAATGAGATCTTAGTACACTCGGGTGTAAAGAAAGGTATTTCGGTTAAGGCTCACATACCAGAGTATGCTATATTGTCTAGATTTTTATGCGAATTTATGATacaaggtaaaaaaaatctcgtGAATGGTCAGTTAGTTGCAGACActatttattgtgataaatttaaatttacgtatGCTTCGCCGGATCCTTATATTACTGCTACGTTTAAGATCTTATGGGGTGGCTCGAAAGCTGTTGATAATCTTGATAATGTCCACATTGTCATTTACCGTTGTGACTTGGCAGAAAACTGTGGATCGTGCCTTACAATGCCCGAAAAGTTTCAATGTGGATGGTGCAATGGCGTGAATAAATGCGAATCACAAGACAATTGCAAAACTCCAAACGTGTGGTTTAGCCAGAACCGTGCTTGCCCGAATCCTGAAATTCACTCGTTTACGCCGCATTCAGGTCCTTGGGAAGGGGGCACTAAGATCACCATCGTAGGTGCAAACCTTGGAAGAAAGATATCGGATATCAAAGGTGTGGATATAGCAGGAACTTACTGCGAGCCTATTCCAGAACTGTATGTTAAGACTAAAGAAATAGTATGCACAGCGTTGGGTCCTGGGGATGACGTGCCTCGAGAAGGCCCAGTTGTCGTCAAAATAGCCGAATATCGCGGAGTATCTAACGTTAATTACTCCTTTGTCAATCCAGTAATAAACTCTATCGAACCGGCATATGGCCCACAGTCGGGTGGCACACTATTGCAAATTAATGGCGAATATCTGGATGCGGGTAGTGACATAAAAGTGTATATTGACGATTCGCCGTGTTACATTATATCAATCTCGCAAAGTAGAGTCCAATGCAAGACAAGCCTTTCACATATCGCTAAATTGGGAACTGTAAGAATAAATTTCGATAATGCCACCCGAGTTTTAAATAGCCCAAAGTTTGAATATGTTGAAAATCCTATTGTATTTTCAGTAGGAACCAGACTGTCCTCTGAAGAGCATCCTAGAGGTACCCCTTCTGGCGGCACAAGCATCAAAGTTTTAGGTCGAAATTTCCGTGCAATACAATCACCGAAGATATACGTATATTACAACAATAGACTTTTCACTGGCCCTTGTAATAAGGTTGATTATGATACCGAACTATCATGCGAATCTCCCAAAATTGAGGGTATTGTATTCTCAGATGAGGAGCAACCTCTACAACTGGAATATGGCTTTGATATGGACGATGTGGAAAGTGTACAAATAGTCAGCAAGAAGCTTGGTGCATTCGTTCTGTACCCTGATCCAATTTACGAGACATTTGAAGGTGTTAAGCAGCTTAAATCCGATTACCTGACTATAAACGGTGATAATTTGGATCGGGTTAGTTCATCAAACGATATAGAAGTGCGCATAgggaataaaaattgtaatgtgACGTCACTGTCACGTCATCAATTGACTTGCCGACCACCAACGTTAAATGAGCTACCTGTTGGTGTAGATGCTTATAATGTGGAGGTCAAAGTAGGGCGGAAGCTTTACAATATAGGCAAAATCTCATACGACCAGCAATGA